A window of Gemmatimonadota bacterium genomic DNA:
TTCAACGTCCGCGGCATTCAGCACGTCCACCGTGCCGTAACGGTACAGACCGGCCGCGGGATGGCCGGTCACGTGAATATCCAGATTCGGGGCCGTTTCTCCGCCATCACGGCCGCCTGGTAAATCTTCATCGGCCAATTGGGCCAGCGAAAGGGTCCTTCGGAGCACCTCGTCATGTCCTATGACCAGCGGCCGGCACAGCTCGTAGACCCATTCCTGCGACAGGATCTTTACGATGATCTCCGGTCCCACGCCGTTCGGATCGCCCAGGGTAATGCCGATGACCGGTCGTTCATCCATACCGCTTCCTCAAAGGTTGCCGGTTGCCCGCTTGCCGGCAGGTCCGGTGGTGCCAACCGGTGTGTCCCCGGCCTTGGTGTCGACACCGCGCGGAGAGAGGCATGCCACGGCCTTCGCCAGTGTGTGTTGATCGCCGAAGGAACCGGGTTTGATAACCAGGCCCATACCATTCCGGGGGCCGCCCGCGACAACGGCGTGGGCTACGCCCGGTTCTATCCGGCCCTGGATCCAGGCCCCGTCGCTATCGAGTGTCCGAAAGACGCTTCCGGCGGTCTCCCCGCCCGTGAGTACGATGCCGCCCGGGTCCACTGCCACGAACAGCCTTCGGGCGACTTCGCCCAGGTTTTCGAGGACCACCGATGCCGGATCGCGGCCGGGGGTTTTCTCCGACAGGCGCTCAAGCCACGTTTGCAGCTGAGGCCGGCCGGGCCGTTTCGGGGTCACGACTGCGTTCCGCCCCTTCCCCATGACCTCCGCGACGCTTGTTGTCAGTCGATCCACCTCGCCCCGGCTCTCCCTTTCGTCGACGAAAGACATCGGATCAAAGGGACAGATGGTTATCGACTTTCGGCTACTGGCTTCCTCGACCTGGCGGACTGTCGTGTCGTGCAGACTGCAGGCGAAGACGAGTACGGGACCGTCCTTCAGTGGCGGCGCGGTTGCGGCGACGCGCGGCATCCAGGATGATGGCCGCAGTGACCGGGATGTGGCGGTCCGCGGCTTCCACGTGAGTGCCAACCGTTCCGCAAGGGCGCCCGCCATACCACCGGAGCCACAGAGCAGCACCGAATCCGCCACAAGCGCCGAATCCGCCGCAGACGCCGAAGACTGCCTTTCCTCCGAAGTTTCATGGACCTCGAGGATCGCGTCCAGCAACCCATCCCATCCTGTTGGATCGTCCATGTCCACCACGACCGAGGTCCCCGAAGCAGCCTTGATCCGGGCGAGCGCCTTACAGATGGTTATCGAACCGCCATGGACGGTTTTCAAATCGATGTGGGTCCTCGCCCTGCCGGGGCCATTGTCCAGTAGATCCGGGATGAAGGCGTGTTGCGGCGGGATATCGGGACCTACCAGGTCCTGGCACCGTACCGGAACGCCGTGAAGCAGTTGATAGCCGCCCACGGTCGTCCGGCCCATTTCGGGAAAAGCCGGAGCGCATACCACCAGGCCGAAGCCCATTATGTCGCTGACAAGGTTGATTTCCAAGCCCACATGTCCCCTGAGTGTCGAGTCGATCTTCTTGTATATCAACGCTCCCGACCGGGCGCGTATCGCCTTGCAGGCCACGCCGACACGCATCGCGGCTTCCGTCTCACCACAGGAACGGGTGTCCGTGTTCAGCACGATCAGGTCCGCCGCATCGAACCGGTCCAGCCGGTCCGGACCGGTCGGCACGGCCACGGCGAAGCCCTGTTTGACGAAGGGTACCGCCACGTCGTGAGCGCCGGCGAGGTCGTCGGCGAGCATGTACAAGGGCATAGTCATGGCGGTGCTTTCAGGGCGAATCACCGTCGAGGCCGGCCCGTGCCTTGATCTCTTCCAAGGTGGGCTCGATGGGCGCGTCGCGGTCTGCCAGTTCAGCCATGATTTCCGGCCACTTGGCGCCCGATCCGGTGACCAGGCACACGACGGTCTCATTGGAGGAAACGCGACCTGTCCGGGCGGCCTTGATCACCCCGGCAACGGAGGCCGCCGATGACGGCTCGACCAGGTAGCCGCTCCGCGCGAGCAGGCGCACCGCATCGATGATCTCGTCCTCGGTCACGTCGGTGGCGTCGCCGCCGGAATCGTAGATGGCCCCCAGCGCCAGGGGCCCACCGGTGTCGTCGCGGATGGACAGGGCGATGGAACTCGGATCGGGGTGGACGATCACGTCGCCGCGTCCCTGTTGGAACGACTGCACGTAAGGATTGCATCCGGCCGACTGCACCCCATGCATGACCGGATTCCGCTCGACGAGATCCAGCGCGCGCAGTTCGTTGAATCCCTTCCACGGACCGAACAGCGCGTCACCCGCGGCGATGGGACAGAACATCCGATCGGGGATCCGGCCGCCGAGTTGCACGAAGATCTCGAAGGCGATGGTCTTGTAGCCCTCGATGCCGAAGGGCGTACCCGTGGGCATGGGCGTCATGGTCGTCGAGGGATAGTAGCCGTGGTCCCGGATCAACGTGTCCAGGTACTGAAAGCGATCCTCCAGCACAAAGGCATGGCCTCCGTACAGGGCGATCATGTCCCGCTGAAGCATGGAGGATTCGGGATGACAGAGGATGATGCAGGAATCCATCTCCGCGGCGGCGCAATAGGCCGCGGCCGACGCGCCGTGATTGCCCGTGGTGCTGGCCGTGACCCGGTTGTAGCCCAGGGATCGAGCCATGGAGACCGAGGACGCGTGGAACCGGTCTTTGAAGGCCCAGGTGGGATTGGTCGTCTCGTTCTTGATGTACAGGTTCGACAACCCGGTCACCTCGCACACCACCCGGGGCCGCACGAGGGCCGTGTTCCCTTCGCCCAGGGAGATCTGCTCCGCCGGATCCCGCAGCGGCAGCAGGGCGTCGAATCTCCAGATACCGTGACCCGGGCGATCCCAGTCCTCCACGTTCAGTTCGGACGCAATGGCCTTGTAGTCGTATGCCACCGTCAACGCGGCAGCGCCGCCCCCTGCCTCGTCCGCGCCGCCCCCTGTCTCTTCTACGCAAGCGGGACAGCCGAAGAACATCGGCGCCAGAGGATATTGGGCATTACACCGGGTACAGATCAGGCCGAGAACGGACATTGTTTTCTTTCGGGAGTTGAACCGGAATATACCGGCTTTCCCGTCTATGGAAGGGGATGGCAATTCGTGTGCGGTTACCAGGATCGCTACCCGAAAATATACCTTCGTAACCAGGGGGTGTAAAGGACTACAGGGTGCTTCGCATCATACGTCTCGGTGATCGTCGCCCATGCCCGGTACCCGACGCGCCCCGGTTATTCTTGACACGGAAGACGGCACTACTATATGATCCGTAAGCCGAACGCATGACACGAAATCCTTGACAGAATCAAACCCACAGGAAGCCACGCCATGCCAACTCAGACATTGCCCCACGGTCTCTGGCCGGTGATGCTCAACGCCTTTCACGAGGACGGATCCATCGACTGGTACGGCGTGGACGCCCTGACCGACTGGTATATCGAGAGGGGATCGGCGGGCCTCTTTGCCTGCTGCGGTTCCAGCGAGATGTTTCACCTGGATGACGTGGAGCGCCTGGCCGTAGCGCAACGCGTCGTAAACCAGACCGGAGGCAGCGTGCCCGTTGTCGCCACCGGGACCTTCGGCGGCCCTATAGAGAATCAGGCCCGGTTTGTCAGGCATATGGCCGACCTGGGCGTGGACGCGGTGGTCGTCATCGTCTGCCTGATGGCCGAAAGTGACGAGGACGAGGAAGTGCTGAAGCGGAACATGGAGCGACTGCTCGCCTTGACGGATCCCGTTCCCCTGGGGCTCTACGAATGCCCTACGCCCTATCACCGAAAACTGTCGCCCGAACTGTTCGGGCATCTCGGCGCTACCGGCCGGTTCCTCTACCACAAGGATACGGTCTGCGACATCGATCTGCTCCGGCTGAAGATCGACGCCGTGCGCGACACGCCGCTTGGGGTCTTCAATGCCCACTTCGAAACCGGACTCGCGGGGCTTCGCTACGGGGCCGCCGGGATTTCTCCCGTTGCCGGCAACGTATTCCCCGAACTGTTTGCCTGGTTGTGTACCGAGTATGACGAACAGCCGGAAAATGCGGAGGAGGTGCAGCGGATGATGACGTCCCTGGCGCCGGTCGTCAACAACAAGTACCTTGTCACCTGCAAACGGTACCTCCAGCGTATCGGACTGCCCATCACGACGCGCTGTCGTTCAACGGACGCCAGGCTGACTGCCTTCGACGAGGGGCTGATCGATGGATTGCAGACGTCGGTCGAACGATTCGCAGAAGCGCTGGAAATCAACCGGACGGTACCGGCCTGATCTTCATTCCGCCGCGTCCAGCCGCTCGACGTCCACGTAGTACGCCCCCTGGGTTTCCCCTTCCTCATCGATGAAAGAAGCATGCAGGAGCGTCGGTCCCGTGCTGCAGATCGCGAGGATGAACTCGGCGGTTTTGTCGCCGGATTTCAAGGATTCGCTCCGTTCCTCGTCGAAAAGCGACAGGCGCGCTAAGGCCGGCCGGATCGCCTCGGAGCGGGCATCCTCCGGGGCGTAAATGAGGGCCCTCGCCTCCTCGGGCGGGATCGTTCCGTCGATGGCCAGGTCGCGTTCGGCGGGCCAGCGGCGCAGGGAGAACCGGTAGCGGCCGGGCCGCGCAATCTCGACGGCCCAGGTGCCGGTACTTTTCCTGGCCTGGGCGATATGTGTCTGGTGCCAGGCCACGTCCCCCAGCACGTCCATGGCGCAGAGGCGCGCGGGATTCTCGGCCGGATCGCCGAGCGTTATGGGACAGTAGGCTTCGAGTCCGGCTGAGATCTCGTCCCACCAGGCGTCATGGGCGACGCGCAGCCGCTCCACCACGTCCGGAAGGTCGGCGGCCAAGTCCTTGCGCTGACCCGGATCGGCCTTGATGTCGTACAGCTCTTTGCCCCGGACGAGCCGCCAGCGGCGTGTCATCACGGCATTGGTCCATTTCTCCGGTGGCACGGTATCCTGGCGATACTGCAGGAAATGGACCCGGTCACCGGGCAGGCTCGCCGGGCCGCCATGCAACAGCGGTGCTATGTTCTGACCATCGAAGTTCACATCAGGCGCGTCGAGATCACAGAGGTCGATGAAGGTCGGCAGCACGTCGATATGAAGACTCATCTCGTCGACGTCCCGTCCTCCGTCGAGACCGCCTCCCGGCCATCGGAGGAAGAAGGGCACGCGGTGCCCGC
This region includes:
- a CDS encoding four-carbon acid sugar kinase family protein, whose translation is MRPSCAWSPDRAPSGRKSWLNWQTATRPSSPPWKRSRHGPASTVIRPESTAMTMPLYMLADDLAGAHDVAVPFVKQGFAVAVPTGPDRLDRFDAADLIVLNTDTRSCGETEAAMRVGVACKAIRARSGALIYKKIDSTLRGHVGLEINLVSDIMGFGLVVCAPAFPEMGRTTVGGYQLLHGVPVRCQDLVGPDIPPQHAFIPDLLDNGPGRARTHIDLKTVHGGSITICKALARIKAASGTSVVVDMDDPTGWDGLLDAILEVHETSEERQSSASAADSALVADSVLLCGSGGMAGALAERLALTWKPRTATSRSLRPSSWMPRVAATAPPLKDGPVLVFACSLHDTTVRQVEEASSRKSITICPFDPMSFVDERESRGEVDRLTTSVAEVMGKGRNAVVTPKRPGRPQLQTWLERLSEKTPGRDPASVVLENLGEVARRLFVAVDPGGIVLTGGETAGSVFRTLDSDGAWIQGRIEPGVAHAVVAGGPRNGMGLVIKPGSFGDQHTLAKAVACLSPRGVDTKAGDTPVGTTGPAGKRATGNL
- a CDS encoding pyridoxal-phosphate dependent enzyme, yielding MSVLGLICTRCNAQYPLAPMFFGCPACVEETGGGADEAGGGAAALTVAYDYKAIASELNVEDWDRPGHGIWRFDALLPLRDPAEQISLGEGNTALVRPRVVCEVTGLSNLYIKNETTNPTWAFKDRFHASSVSMARSLGYNRVTASTTGNHGASAAAYCAAAEMDSCIILCHPESSMLQRDMIALYGGHAFVLEDRFQYLDTLIRDHGYYPSTTMTPMPTGTPFGIEGYKTIAFEIFVQLGGRIPDRMFCPIAAGDALFGPWKGFNELRALDLVERNPVMHGVQSAGCNPYVQSFQQGRGDVIVHPDPSSIALSIRDDTGGPLALGAIYDSGGDATDVTEDEIIDAVRLLARSGYLVEPSSAASVAGVIKAARTGRVSSNETVVCLVTGSGAKWPEIMAELADRDAPIEPTLEEIKARAGLDGDSP
- a CDS encoding dihydrodipicolinate synthase family protein, with the translated sequence MPTQTLPHGLWPVMLNAFHEDGSIDWYGVDALTDWYIERGSAGLFACCGSSEMFHLDDVERLAVAQRVVNQTGGSVPVVATGTFGGPIENQARFVRHMADLGVDAVVVIVCLMAESDEDEEVLKRNMERLLALTDPVPLGLYECPTPYHRKLSPELFGHLGATGRFLYHKDTVCDIDLLRLKIDAVRDTPLGVFNAHFETGLAGLRYGAAGISPVAGNVFPELFAWLCTEYDEQPENAEEVQRMMTSLAPVVNNKYLVTCKRYLQRIGLPITTRCRSTDARLTAFDEGLIDGLQTSVERFAEALEINRTVPA
- a CDS encoding sulfatase-like hydrolase/transferase; the protein is GQSGGGRSAGPSDAPPSNSAGSDAPFFVYLSTNAPHTPYLVSEEYARPYRGNPDVPEPEFCGMIANIDENFGRLRRRLAELGLEEDTVLVFMTDNGSSGGSELDDNQYAVRGYNAGMRGKKGSYYDGGHRVPFFLRWPGGGLDGGRDVDEMSLHIDVLPTFIDLCDLDAPDVNFDGQNIAPLLHGGPASLPGDRVHFLQYRQDTVPPEKWTNAVMTRRWRLVRGKELYDIKADPGQRKDLAADLPDVVERLRVAHDAWWDEISAGLEAYCPITLGDPAENPARLCAMDVLGDVAWHQTHIAQARKSTGTWAVEIARPGRYRFSLRRWPAERDLAIDGTIPPEEARALIYAPEDARSEAIRPALARLSLFDEERSESLKSGDKTAEFILAICSTGPTLLHASFIDEEGETQGAYYVDVERLDAAE